A window of Strix aluco isolate bStrAlu1 chromosome 2, bStrAlu1.hap1, whole genome shotgun sequence contains these coding sequences:
- the RCBTB1 gene encoding RCC1 and BTB domain-containing protein 1 isoform X4 → MTHSSIMVDVGKWPIFTLLSPQEIASIRKACVFGTSANEAIYITHNDEVFVFGLNCSNCLGTGDNQSTIVPKKLEALCGKKISSLSYGSGPHVVLCTEDGEVYAWGHNGYSQLGNGTTNQGITPVQVCTNLLIKKVVEVACGSHHSMALSFDGDLYAWGYNNCGQVGSGSTANQPTPRRVSNCLQGKMVVGIACGQTSSMAVVNNGEVYGWGYNGNGQLGLGNNGNQLTPCRVAALHGVCILQIACGYAHTLALTDEGLLYAWGANTYGQLGTGNKSNQLSPVQIMMEKERVVEIAACHSAHTSAAKTQSGQVYMWGQCRGQSVIFPHLTHFACTDDVFACFATPAVMWRLLSVGSDHTVSVRLKYCTPCLK, encoded by the exons ATGACACACAGCAGCATCATGGTGGATGTAGGCAAGTGGCCAATATTTACTTTGCTGTCACCTCAAGAAATAGCATCTATTCGGAAAGCATGTGTATTTGGTACGTCAGCCAATGAAGCTATATACATAACGCACAATGATGAG GTATTTGTTTTTGGACTGAATTGCAGTAATTGTTTGGGAACTGGAGATAATCAGAGCACAATAGTACCAAAGAAATTAGAAGCCTTATGTGGAAAGAAGATTTCCAGTCTCAGTTATGGAAGTGGACCCCATGTTGTACTTTGCACTGAAG atgGTGAAGTGTATGCTTGGGGACATAATGGTTACAGCCAACTTGGGAATGGCACAACCAATCAGGGCATTACTCCTGTTCAAGTTTGCACAAATCTGTTAATAAAGAAAGTGGTGGAAGTAGCTTGTGGCTCTCATCATTCCATGGCACTGTCGTTTGATGGGGAT CTGTATGCTTGGGGCTATAATAACTGTGGTCAAGTTGGATCTGGATCTACAGCAAACCAGCCAACCCCTCGTAGAGTTTCGAACTGTTTACAGGGTAAAATGGTGGTTGGCATTGCTTGTGGTCAGACCTCCTCCATGGCTGTGGTAAACAATGGTGAG GTTTATGGCTGGGGTTACAATGGTAATGGTCAGCTAGGTCTTGGCAACAACGGCAACCAACTAACGCCATGCAGAGTAGCAGCGTTACATGGTGTGTGTATACTCCAG ATTGCCTGTGGCTATGCGCACACACTAGCACTAACAGATGAGGGTTTGCTCTATGCCTGGGGAGCTAACACTTACGGGCAGCTGGGAACTGGCAATAAAAGTAACCAGTTAAGCCCGGTGCAGATcatgatggaaaaagaaag GGTTGTGGAGATCGCAGCCTGCCACTCTGCTCACACGTCGGCTGCCAAGACGCAGAGCGGCCAGGTGTACATGTGGGGCCAATGCCGTGGGCAGTCCGTGATCTTTCCCCACCTCACTCACTTTGCCTGCACTGATGATGTGTTTGCTTGCTTTGCTACCCCTGCCGTTATGTGGCGTCTTCTATCAGTAG GCTCAGATCACACCGTGTCAGTGCGGCTGAAGTACTGTACACCGTGTCTCAAGTGA
- the RCBTB1 gene encoding RCC1 and BTB domain-containing protein 1 isoform X3 codes for MTHSSIMVDVGKWPIFTLLSPQEIASIRKACVFGTSANEAIYITHNDEVFVFGLNCSNCLGTGDNQSTIVPKKLEALCGKKISSLSYGSGPHVVLCTEDGEVYAWGHNGYSQLGNGTTNQGITPVQVCTNLLIKKVVEVACGSHHSMALSFDGDLYAWGYNNCGQVGSGSTANQPTPRRVSNCLQGKMVVGIACGQTSSMAVVNNGEVYGWGYNGNGQLGLGNNGNQLTPCRVAALHGVCILQIACGYAHTLALTDEGLLYAWGANTYGQLGTGNKSNQLSPVQIMMEKERVVEIAACHSAHTSAAKTQSGQVYMWGQCRGQSVIFPHLTHFACTDDVFACFATPAVMWRLLSVACYHIYRGPENSISSIEEN; via the exons ATGACACACAGCAGCATCATGGTGGATGTAGGCAAGTGGCCAATATTTACTTTGCTGTCACCTCAAGAAATAGCATCTATTCGGAAAGCATGTGTATTTGGTACGTCAGCCAATGAAGCTATATACATAACGCACAATGATGAG GTATTTGTTTTTGGACTGAATTGCAGTAATTGTTTGGGAACTGGAGATAATCAGAGCACAATAGTACCAAAGAAATTAGAAGCCTTATGTGGAAAGAAGATTTCCAGTCTCAGTTATGGAAGTGGACCCCATGTTGTACTTTGCACTGAAG atgGTGAAGTGTATGCTTGGGGACATAATGGTTACAGCCAACTTGGGAATGGCACAACCAATCAGGGCATTACTCCTGTTCAAGTTTGCACAAATCTGTTAATAAAGAAAGTGGTGGAAGTAGCTTGTGGCTCTCATCATTCCATGGCACTGTCGTTTGATGGGGAT CTGTATGCTTGGGGCTATAATAACTGTGGTCAAGTTGGATCTGGATCTACAGCAAACCAGCCAACCCCTCGTAGAGTTTCGAACTGTTTACAGGGTAAAATGGTGGTTGGCATTGCTTGTGGTCAGACCTCCTCCATGGCTGTGGTAAACAATGGTGAG GTTTATGGCTGGGGTTACAATGGTAATGGTCAGCTAGGTCTTGGCAACAACGGCAACCAACTAACGCCATGCAGAGTAGCAGCGTTACATGGTGTGTGTATACTCCAG ATTGCCTGTGGCTATGCGCACACACTAGCACTAACAGATGAGGGTTTGCTCTATGCCTGGGGAGCTAACACTTACGGGCAGCTGGGAACTGGCAATAAAAGTAACCAGTTAAGCCCGGTGCAGATcatgatggaaaaagaaag GGTTGTGGAGATCGCAGCCTGCCACTCTGCTCACACGTCGGCTGCCAAGACGCAGAGCGGCCAGGTGTACATGTGGGGCCAATGCCGTGGGCAGTCCGTGATCTTTCCCCACCTCACTCACTTTGCCTGCACTGATGATGTGTTTGCTTGCTTTGCTACCCCTGCCGTTATGTGGCGTCTTCTATCAGTAG CATGTTATCACATTTATAGAGGTCCAGAAAACAGCATCTCGTCTATAGAGGAAAACTGA
- the RCBTB1 gene encoding RCC1 and BTB domain-containing protein 1 isoform X1 has product MTHSSIMVDVGKWPIFTLLSPQEIASIRKACVFGTSANEAIYITHNDEVFVFGLNCSNCLGTGDNQSTIVPKKLEALCGKKISSLSYGSGPHVVLCTEDGEVYAWGHNGYSQLGNGTTNQGITPVQVCTNLLIKKVVEVACGSHHSMALSFDGDLYAWGYNNCGQVGSGSTANQPTPRRVSNCLQGKMVVGIACGQTSSMAVVNNGEVYGWGYNGNGQLGLGNNGNQLTPCRVAALHGVCILQIACGYAHTLALTDEGLLYAWGANTYGQLGTGNKSNQLSPVQIMMEKERVVEIAACHSAHTSAAKTQSGQVYMWGQCRGQSVIFPHLTHFACTDDVFACFATPAVMWRLLSVEHEDFLTVAESLKKEFDSPETSDLKFRVDGKYIHVHKAVLKIRCEHFRTMFQSYWNEDMKEVIEIDQFSYPVYRAFLEYLYTDSVDLPPEDAIGLLDLATSYCENRLKKLCQHIIKRGITVENAFSLLSAAVRYDAEDLEEFCFKFCVNHLTEVTQTTAFWQMDGPLLKEFIAKASKCGAFKN; this is encoded by the exons ATGACACACAGCAGCATCATGGTGGATGTAGGCAAGTGGCCAATATTTACTTTGCTGTCACCTCAAGAAATAGCATCTATTCGGAAAGCATGTGTATTTGGTACGTCAGCCAATGAAGCTATATACATAACGCACAATGATGAG GTATTTGTTTTTGGACTGAATTGCAGTAATTGTTTGGGAACTGGAGATAATCAGAGCACAATAGTACCAAAGAAATTAGAAGCCTTATGTGGAAAGAAGATTTCCAGTCTCAGTTATGGAAGTGGACCCCATGTTGTACTTTGCACTGAAG atgGTGAAGTGTATGCTTGGGGACATAATGGTTACAGCCAACTTGGGAATGGCACAACCAATCAGGGCATTACTCCTGTTCAAGTTTGCACAAATCTGTTAATAAAGAAAGTGGTGGAAGTAGCTTGTGGCTCTCATCATTCCATGGCACTGTCGTTTGATGGGGAT CTGTATGCTTGGGGCTATAATAACTGTGGTCAAGTTGGATCTGGATCTACAGCAAACCAGCCAACCCCTCGTAGAGTTTCGAACTGTTTACAGGGTAAAATGGTGGTTGGCATTGCTTGTGGTCAGACCTCCTCCATGGCTGTGGTAAACAATGGTGAG GTTTATGGCTGGGGTTACAATGGTAATGGTCAGCTAGGTCTTGGCAACAACGGCAACCAACTAACGCCATGCAGAGTAGCAGCGTTACATGGTGTGTGTATACTCCAG ATTGCCTGTGGCTATGCGCACACACTAGCACTAACAGATGAGGGTTTGCTCTATGCCTGGGGAGCTAACACTTACGGGCAGCTGGGAACTGGCAATAAAAGTAACCAGTTAAGCCCGGTGCAGATcatgatggaaaaagaaag GGTTGTGGAGATCGCAGCCTGCCACTCTGCTCACACGTCGGCTGCCAAGACGCAGAGCGGCCAGGTGTACATGTGGGGCCAATGCCGTGGGCAGTCCGTGATCTTTCCCCACCTCACTCACTTTGCCTGCACTGATGATGTGTTTGCTTGCTTTGCTACCCCTGCCGTTATGTGGCGTCTTCTATCAGTAG AGCATGAAGACTTTTTAACAGTAGCAGAGTCTCTGAAGAAAGAGTTTGACAGCCCAGAAACCTCAGACTTAAAGTTCCGTGTGGATGGGAAGTACATCCATGTCCACAAAGCTGTTCTGAAAATCAG GTGTGAACACTTCAGAACCATGTTCCAGTCATACTGGAATGAGGATATGAAGGAAGTGATAGAAATAGACCAATTTTCTTATCCTGTGTATCGTGCCTTTCTTGAGTACTTGTATACAGACAGTGTTGACCTTCCGCCTGAAGATGCAATAG GGCTTTTGGATTTGGCTACTTCGTACTGTGAAAATAGACTGAAAAAACTGTGTCAACACATTATCAAGAGAGGAATTACtgtggaaaatgcattttcattgctctctgctgctgtcagATACGATGCAGAG gaCTTAGAGGAATTCTGCTTTAAGTTTTGTGTCAATCATTTGACGGAAGTGACACAAACTACAGCGTTTTGGCAAATGGATGGTCCCCTGCTAAAGGAGTTCATTGCTAAAGCCAGTAAATGTGGAGCCTTTAAGAACTGA
- the RCBTB1 gene encoding RCC1 and BTB domain-containing protein 1 isoform X2, giving the protein MTHSSIMVDVGKWPIFTLLSPQEIASIRKACVFGTSANEAIYITHNDEVFVFGLNCSNCLGTGDNQSTIVPKKLEALCGKKISSLSYGSGPHVVLCTEDGEVYAWGHNGYSQLGNGTTNQGITPVQVCTNLLIKKVVEVACGSHHSMALSFDGDLYAWGYNNCGQVGSGSTANQPTPRRVSNCLQGKMVVGIACGQTSSMAVVNNGEVYGWGYNGNGQLGLGNNGNQLTPCRVAALHGVCILQIACGYAHTLALTDEGLLYAWGANTYGQLGTGNKSNQLSPVQIMMEKERVVEIAACHSAHTSAAKTQSGQVYMWGQCRGQSVIFPHLTHFACTDDVFACFATPAVMWRLLSVGLLDLATSYCENRLKKLCQHIIKRGITVENAFSLLSAAVRYDAEDLEEFCFKFCVNHLTEVTQTTAFWQMDGPLLKEFIAKASKCGAFKN; this is encoded by the exons ATGACACACAGCAGCATCATGGTGGATGTAGGCAAGTGGCCAATATTTACTTTGCTGTCACCTCAAGAAATAGCATCTATTCGGAAAGCATGTGTATTTGGTACGTCAGCCAATGAAGCTATATACATAACGCACAATGATGAG GTATTTGTTTTTGGACTGAATTGCAGTAATTGTTTGGGAACTGGAGATAATCAGAGCACAATAGTACCAAAGAAATTAGAAGCCTTATGTGGAAAGAAGATTTCCAGTCTCAGTTATGGAAGTGGACCCCATGTTGTACTTTGCACTGAAG atgGTGAAGTGTATGCTTGGGGACATAATGGTTACAGCCAACTTGGGAATGGCACAACCAATCAGGGCATTACTCCTGTTCAAGTTTGCACAAATCTGTTAATAAAGAAAGTGGTGGAAGTAGCTTGTGGCTCTCATCATTCCATGGCACTGTCGTTTGATGGGGAT CTGTATGCTTGGGGCTATAATAACTGTGGTCAAGTTGGATCTGGATCTACAGCAAACCAGCCAACCCCTCGTAGAGTTTCGAACTGTTTACAGGGTAAAATGGTGGTTGGCATTGCTTGTGGTCAGACCTCCTCCATGGCTGTGGTAAACAATGGTGAG GTTTATGGCTGGGGTTACAATGGTAATGGTCAGCTAGGTCTTGGCAACAACGGCAACCAACTAACGCCATGCAGAGTAGCAGCGTTACATGGTGTGTGTATACTCCAG ATTGCCTGTGGCTATGCGCACACACTAGCACTAACAGATGAGGGTTTGCTCTATGCCTGGGGAGCTAACACTTACGGGCAGCTGGGAACTGGCAATAAAAGTAACCAGTTAAGCCCGGTGCAGATcatgatggaaaaagaaag GGTTGTGGAGATCGCAGCCTGCCACTCTGCTCACACGTCGGCTGCCAAGACGCAGAGCGGCCAGGTGTACATGTGGGGCCAATGCCGTGGGCAGTCCGTGATCTTTCCCCACCTCACTCACTTTGCCTGCACTGATGATGTGTTTGCTTGCTTTGCTACCCCTGCCGTTATGTGGCGTCTTCTATCAGTAG GGCTTTTGGATTTGGCTACTTCGTACTGTGAAAATAGACTGAAAAAACTGTGTCAACACATTATCAAGAGAGGAATTACtgtggaaaatgcattttcattgctctctgctgctgtcagATACGATGCAGAG gaCTTAGAGGAATTCTGCTTTAAGTTTTGTGTCAATCATTTGACGGAAGTGACACAAACTACAGCGTTTTGGCAAATGGATGGTCCCCTGCTAAAGGAGTTCATTGCTAAAGCCAGTAAATGTGGAGCCTTTAAGAACTGA